A region of Lujinxingia sediminis DNA encodes the following proteins:
- a CDS encoding phage holin family protein, translating into MQRQPDSPSVAGFNAAIQGLSEGVSNLVRQHVELARHEAKDELKQAATQVIGLVIFGAIALVGYLLLLATIVLLALWLGGVGPMFIACAILAGLHLAVSGVAIARLSSQLNDSGVSLPQISEELERNKQWIKQLRKSSSPQLPAEPS; encoded by the coding sequence GTGCAACGCCAACCCGACTCCCCATCGGTGGCCGGATTCAACGCGGCGATCCAGGGCCTCTCCGAGGGGGTCTCCAACCTGGTTCGACAACACGTGGAACTCGCCCGCCACGAGGCTAAAGACGAGCTCAAACAGGCCGCCACCCAGGTGATCGGTCTGGTCATCTTCGGTGCAATCGCCCTGGTGGGCTACCTCCTTCTTCTGGCCACCATTGTGCTGCTCGCGCTCTGGCTGGGCGGTGTCGGGCCGATGTTCATCGCCTGTGCCATCCTGGCTGGCCTACATCTGGCCGTCTCGGGAGTGGCCATCGCACGACTCTCCAGCCAGCTCAATGACAGCGGCGTGAGTCTGCCCCAGATTTCGGAAGAGCTTGAGAGGAACAAGCAATGGATAAAGCAACTTCGCAAGAGCTCATCCCCGCAACTACCGGCGGAGCCCTCGTAA
- the ettA gene encoding energy-dependent translational throttle protein EttA, with the protein MSDNKIIFSMVGVGKIHPPNHQVLKDIYLSFFYGAKIGVLGLNGSGKSTLLKIIAGEDPNYVGEIHRDKGVSFGYLHQEPELDPNLTVRQVVEEGVQETVDLLKAYEAISTQFADPDADFDALMAQQAKLQDKIEHLNAWDLDSKLQMAMDALRCPPGDTKIEVLSGGERRRVALCRLLLQEPDVLLLDEPTNHLDAESVGWLEQHLAQYEGTVIAVTHDRYFLDNVAGWILELDRGQGIPFEGNYSSWLEQKQKRLAQEEKSESKRQKALAAELEWIRSSPKARQAKSKARISAYEKMVAEQQQTKERELEISIPPGPRLGDTVIRAEGIMKGFGDRLLYEELSFNLPPGGIVGIIGPNGAGKSTLFRMITGQETPDEGTIAIGETVKLGYIDQNRPLDPEKSVWEEVSDGQDVIELGNRTVNSRQYVSWFNFGGSDQQKKTGVLSGGERNRVYLAKVLKEGSNVLLLDEPSNDLDVNTLRALEEALLDFAGCAVVISHDRWFLDRIATHILAFEGDSEVVWFNGNYSEYEADRRKRLGAEALRPSRIKYKRLKRD; encoded by the coding sequence GTGAGTGATAATAAGATCATTTTTTCGATGGTCGGTGTTGGCAAGATTCATCCGCCGAATCATCAGGTTCTCAAAGATATTTACCTCTCGTTTTTCTACGGGGCGAAGATCGGTGTGCTGGGCCTCAACGGTTCCGGTAAAAGTACGCTTTTGAAGATCATCGCCGGCGAAGATCCCAATTACGTCGGTGAGATTCACCGCGATAAGGGCGTGAGCTTTGGGTATTTGCATCAGGAGCCGGAGCTCGATCCGAACCTCACGGTACGCCAGGTTGTGGAGGAGGGCGTCCAGGAGACGGTCGACCTGCTCAAAGCCTATGAGGCCATCAGCACGCAGTTCGCCGATCCGGACGCGGACTTCGATGCGTTGATGGCGCAGCAGGCCAAACTTCAAGATAAGATCGAGCATCTCAACGCCTGGGATCTCGACAGCAAGCTGCAGATGGCGATGGACGCGCTGCGCTGCCCGCCGGGCGACACCAAGATCGAGGTGCTCTCAGGAGGGGAACGCCGCCGCGTGGCGCTCTGCCGCCTGCTTTTGCAGGAGCCTGACGTGCTGCTGCTCGACGAGCCGACCAACCACCTCGACGCCGAGTCGGTGGGCTGGCTGGAGCAGCACCTGGCGCAGTATGAGGGCACGGTCATTGCCGTAACCCACGATCGTTACTTCCTGGACAACGTCGCCGGCTGGATCCTTGAGCTGGATCGCGGCCAGGGCATTCCCTTTGAGGGCAACTACTCCTCGTGGTTGGAGCAGAAGCAGAAGCGTCTGGCTCAGGAAGAGAAGAGCGAGTCGAAGCGTCAGAAGGCGCTGGCCGCCGAACTCGAGTGGATTCGTTCCTCACCGAAGGCTCGCCAGGCGAAGTCAAAAGCGCGTATCAGCGCCTACGAGAAGATGGTTGCCGAACAGCAGCAGACCAAAGAGCGGGAGCTGGAGATCTCCATTCCGCCCGGTCCTCGCCTGGGCGATACGGTGATTCGAGCCGAGGGAATCATGAAGGGCTTTGGCGACCGGTTGCTCTACGAAGAGTTGAGCTTCAACCTGCCGCCGGGGGGCATCGTGGGCATCATCGGGCCCAACGGCGCCGGTAAGTCGACGCTCTTTCGGATGATCACCGGTCAGGAGACGCCCGATGAGGGCACGATCGCCATCGGTGAGACGGTCAAGCTGGGTTATATCGACCAGAACCGCCCGCTGGATCCGGAGAAGTCGGTGTGGGAGGAGGTCAGCGATGGTCAGGATGTCATTGAGCTGGGCAACCGCACGGTGAACTCTCGCCAGTACGTCTCCTGGTTTAACTTCGGGGGCAGCGATCAGCAGAAGAAGACCGGCGTGCTCAGCGGTGGGGAGCGCAACCGCGTGTACCTGGCCAAGGTGCTTAAAGAGGGCTCCAACGTGCTGCTGCTCGATGAGCCTTCCAACGACCTCGATGTGAACACGCTGCGTGCGCTGGAGGAGGCGCTGCTGGACTTCGCCGGGTGCGCGGTGGTGATCAGCCACGATCGCTGGTTCCTCGACCGCATCGCCACTCATATTCTGGCCTTTGAGGGTGACAGCGAAGTGGTGTGGTTCAACGGCAACTACTCCGAGTACGAGGCCGACCGTCGCAAGCGTTTGGGAGCGGAAGCGCTTCGTCCGAGCCGTATCAAGTACAAGCGGCTCAAGCGCGACTGA
- a CDS encoding cyclic nucleotide-binding domain-containing protein, producing the protein MAGTAQETSWLARVDVFSRLTEEQRAMLAPVFRTRDVKAGDVVCKQGDAGDYLAVVSAGELSVRVVRGGHETEVRVLGLYEVFGEMSCLDPAPRSASVVARVDSQVRVLSRTMLNALHTNAPALFSGVVRGVAERVAERLEQTNASIEGLLVTKRSPTQPRQPSLAQLQSDMSRGRPHPGEVTLQAVGALKPFSARDLEVLKTVSVARAFAPGESICLQGEPARAAFVVVSGRVDVLRAVNQKIYQLARVEAGSLLGQLALLRDTRRSASLRAVDDVVVLGLARDRFDALLAAQSPLAIAFQEIVTIAGIQQLRMANALVGYLDGRETRREIPDIARRIVRKEVAETLEEADDVEAIAAAYLQTTLQNWDISPSELNRVRVVKSEGVMSAAEIAARLKK; encoded by the coding sequence ATGGCAGGTACGGCGCAAGAGACATCGTGGTTGGCTCGGGTGGATGTCTTCTCCCGGCTCACCGAGGAGCAACGCGCGATGCTGGCCCCGGTCTTCCGCACCCGCGATGTGAAGGCTGGCGATGTGGTCTGCAAGCAGGGGGACGCCGGCGACTATCTGGCGGTGGTGAGCGCCGGTGAACTCAGCGTACGCGTGGTCCGTGGCGGTCACGAGACCGAGGTCAGGGTGCTGGGGTTGTATGAGGTGTTCGGGGAGATGAGTTGTCTGGATCCGGCACCGCGTTCGGCGAGTGTGGTGGCGCGGGTCGACTCCCAGGTGCGAGTGCTTTCGCGAACGATGCTCAACGCACTGCACACTAACGCACCGGCGCTCTTCTCCGGGGTGGTGCGTGGGGTGGCGGAGCGGGTGGCGGAGCGGCTGGAGCAAACCAATGCGAGCATTGAGGGACTTCTGGTGACAAAGCGATCACCGACTCAGCCCCGCCAGCCCAGCCTCGCGCAGTTGCAGAGCGACATGAGCCGGGGGCGACCGCACCCGGGCGAGGTGACGTTACAGGCGGTGGGTGCGCTTAAGCCCTTCTCCGCGCGGGATCTGGAAGTGCTCAAAACGGTGAGTGTGGCGCGGGCGTTTGCGCCGGGGGAGAGCATCTGTTTGCAGGGAGAGCCGGCGCGCGCGGCGTTTGTGGTGGTGTCGGGACGGGTGGATGTGTTGCGGGCGGTGAATCAGAAGATCTATCAGCTGGCGCGGGTGGAGGCGGGAAGCCTTCTGGGGCAGCTCGCGCTTTTGCGTGATACGAGGCGCTCAGCGAGCTTGAGGGCGGTCGATGATGTGGTGGTTCTGGGGCTTGCGCGCGATCGTTTTGACGCGCTGCTGGCTGCGCAGAGCCCGCTGGCGATCGCGTTTCAGGAGATCGTGACCATCGCCGGCATTCAGCAACTTCGGATGGCCAACGCTCTGGTCGGCTATCTGGATGGGCGCGAGACCAGGCGAGAGATCCCTGATATTGCCCGGCGCATCGTGCGCAAAGAGGTCGCCGAGACCCTTGAGGAGGCCGACGATGTGGAGGCCATCGCGGCGGCCTATCTGCAGACCACGTTGCAGAACTGGGACATCTCCCCCTCGGAGCTCAATCGGGTGCGGGTGGTCAAGAGTGAGGGGGTGATGAGCGCCGCCGAGATCGCCGCGCGGCTCAAAAAGTAA
- a CDS encoding YtxH domain-containing protein, producing MDWKKVLNDVNRNVSTTYDASIENVLDRLGLEHRKSTMDVVLPMLGVFGAGIAVGASLGLLFAPKRGNELRNELRHSIEDLRERSTEKFNEVSRKTREGNETALAQETDSSAARS from the coding sequence ATGGACTGGAAAAAGGTACTTAACGACGTCAATCGCAATGTCAGCACCACCTACGACGCTTCCATCGAGAATGTGCTCGACCGCCTTGGCCTCGAACATCGCAAGAGCACGATGGATGTCGTCCTGCCGATGCTGGGCGTGTTTGGTGCCGGAATCGCCGTAGGCGCCTCTCTGGGACTGCTCTTTGCGCCCAAGCGAGGCAACGAACTACGCAACGAGCTCCGCCACTCCATCGAAGATCTGCGCGAACGCAGCACCGAAAAATTCAACGAAGTCAGCCGTAAGACGCGCGAGGGCAACGAGACCGCGCTGGCTCAAGAAACGGACTCCTCGGCCGCTCGTAGCTGA
- a CDS encoding sigma 54-interacting transcriptional regulator — protein sequence MAWRLRWVGEGQEERYAMMGERVSLWTDASGGVSMERGPEGWEWGALVDDGTGGPRLLWRHAPDAVALYRDEQQVTPEMPEDEVVPWEVQAGDRLVFQSAGVTLEIVATSFGGQSELEVVSLSRGEPLGESDARASLALHRQIAEGAGWAIVLRAFEEALVQQNTFVRVDASAAILWAGEDTFFHEVIWCDGAEDVEASAPGGPQAAPLSSLLARDPQLREHLIARGDAVWRHHHDEGAELFLPFGHGQQSCGVLFASGQVGASIEKLRESLNPHAARFGAPALVLAERRRLRQELAEAIEENRYFRERERRHYLFKDLVCESAAMREVYEQVNARGDDCEPVLMTGEAGTGKELLARALHHLGGRQGGMLIRMNCAEVPRELVDIELFGCVASELIGAVAPREGIFELARDGTVFLDEIDRLSPMMQGKIVRVIQEREVRRIGEGVGRRIETRVIASTHHDLEKLRDRGVLREDLYQLLKPGVLEVPPLRERREDILPLARIFLAKFTHRHSAACRSIGSSLARWMETYRWPGNVRQLQSFMESAVLMARDDEELNEQVLHVGDQR from the coding sequence ATGGCCTGGCGACTGCGATGGGTAGGCGAAGGGCAGGAGGAGCGCTACGCGATGATGGGCGAGCGGGTATCGCTGTGGACCGACGCCTCCGGTGGGGTGTCGATGGAGCGCGGTCCCGAGGGCTGGGAGTGGGGGGCGTTGGTCGATGATGGAACCGGGGGACCACGGCTGCTCTGGCGGCACGCTCCCGATGCGGTCGCGCTGTACCGCGATGAGCAGCAGGTGACCCCGGAGATGCCTGAAGACGAGGTCGTGCCGTGGGAGGTGCAGGCCGGCGATCGCCTGGTGTTTCAGAGCGCAGGGGTCACCCTGGAGATCGTTGCGACCTCCTTTGGGGGGCAGAGTGAGCTTGAGGTTGTCAGTTTGAGTCGCGGGGAGCCCCTGGGGGAGTCAGACGCGCGTGCGTCGCTGGCGCTTCATCGCCAGATCGCCGAAGGCGCGGGCTGGGCCATTGTGCTGCGTGCGTTTGAGGAGGCGCTGGTCCAGCAGAATACCTTTGTGCGAGTGGATGCGTCCGCTGCGATATTATGGGCCGGTGAGGACACGTTTTTCCACGAGGTGATCTGGTGCGACGGTGCCGAAGACGTTGAGGCAAGCGCACCGGGCGGGCCTCAAGCTGCGCCGCTATCCAGCCTGCTGGCACGGGATCCGCAGCTACGCGAGCATCTCATTGCGCGCGGTGATGCGGTCTGGCGCCATCATCACGATGAGGGCGCGGAGCTCTTTTTGCCCTTCGGGCACGGTCAGCAGAGCTGCGGCGTGCTCTTTGCTTCCGGGCAGGTCGGGGCGTCGATTGAGAAACTTCGGGAATCGTTGAACCCGCACGCGGCTCGCTTTGGAGCGCCTGCACTTGTGCTGGCGGAGCGGCGCCGACTACGTCAGGAGCTGGCCGAGGCCATCGAGGAAAACCGCTACTTTCGAGAGCGGGAGCGGCGCCACTATCTCTTCAAAGATCTGGTGTGTGAGAGCGCCGCGATGCGTGAGGTCTACGAGCAGGTGAACGCGCGCGGCGATGACTGTGAGCCGGTTCTCATGACCGGGGAGGCCGGCACGGGCAAAGAGCTGCTGGCGAGGGCGTTGCATCATCTGGGTGGTCGGCAGGGCGGGATGCTCATCCGTATGAACTGCGCAGAGGTGCCGCGTGAGCTTGTGGATATTGAACTTTTTGGCTGTGTGGCCAGCGAACTTATCGGAGCGGTGGCCCCGCGCGAGGGCATCTTCGAGCTGGCCCGCGACGGTACCGTCTTCCTCGACGAGATCGACCGTCTCTCGCCGATGATGCAGGGCAAGATCGTGCGGGTGATTCAGGAGCGAGAGGTTCGACGCATTGGCGAGGGCGTGGGGCGACGCATTGAGACACGCGTGATCGCCAGCACCCACCATGACCTTGAAAAACTGCGTGATCGCGGTGTGCTGCGCGAAGATCTTTATCAGCTGCTAAAGCCCGGGGTGCTGGAGGTGCCGCCGCTGCGCGAGCGTCGTGAGGATATTCTGCCCCTGGCGCGCATCTTCCTCGCGAAGTTTACGCACCGCCACAGTGCGGCCTGCCGCAGCATCGGGTCGAGCCTGGCGCGTTGGATGGAGACGTACCGGTGGCCGGGGAACGTGCGCCAGCTGCAGAGTTTTATGGAGTCAGCGGTATTGATGGCCCGCGATGATGAGGAGCTCAATGAGCAGGTGTTGCACGTCGGCGATCAGCGCTGA
- a CDS encoding DUF883 C-terminal domain-containing protein, translated as MDKATSQELIPATTGGALVSARRPASTPEEIRQEIEASRRQIASSLDMLQHEVRSTMDRALDWRQWVHDHPQKAVGIAFGVGLYFALR; from the coding sequence ATGGATAAAGCAACTTCGCAAGAGCTCATCCCCGCAACTACCGGCGGAGCCCTCGTAAGCGCTCGCCGTCCGGCGAGCACCCCCGAAGAGATCCGGCAAGAGATCGAGGCCTCTCGGCGCCAGATCGCCTCCAGCCTGGACATGCTTCAACATGAGGTCCGCTCCACCATGGACCGCGCGCTTGACTGGCGTCAGTGGGTCCACGATCATCCCCAAAAAGCCGTTGGGATCGCCTTCGGGGTAGGCCTCTACTTTGCACTCCGCTGA
- a CDS encoding ExbD/TolR family protein, with product MAENQQGGFGHDDEEWIKAQRAREAKRAKSAARRGDDDGPGLNINSLMDILVIMLVFLLKSYGEEPLKAIDEDLKVPQSASQLAPEDATTVTVTRTAILVNDSLAVDVKDGAVDPSQKSGGGESGMSITPLLDELNRAVEQKKNEQRLLQEDYVPEATIIADQTTPHRLMLEVLFTASQAQLNQFRFAVIKSTFSSLGGQPAE from the coding sequence ATGGCAGAAAATCAACAAGGTGGCTTCGGTCACGACGACGAAGAGTGGATCAAGGCGCAACGTGCCCGCGAAGCTAAACGCGCCAAGAGCGCGGCTCGTCGTGGGGATGACGATGGACCCGGACTGAACATCAACTCGTTGATGGACATCCTGGTTATCATGCTCGTCTTCCTGCTCAAGAGTTACGGCGAAGAGCCGCTTAAGGCGATCGACGAGGACCTCAAGGTTCCGCAGAGTGCCTCTCAGCTCGCGCCGGAAGATGCCACGACCGTTACCGTAACGCGCACTGCGATCCTGGTGAATGACAGCCTTGCCGTTGACGTCAAAGACGGTGCGGTCGATCCCAGCCAGAAGAGTGGCGGGGGCGAGTCGGGTATGAGCATCACACCGCTGCTCGATGAGCTGAACAGGGCGGTCGAGCAGAAGAAGAACGAGCAGCGTCTCCTTCAAGAGGATTATGTCCCGGAGGCGACTATCATCGCCGACCAGACTACGCCGCATCGACTTATGCTGGAGGTGCTCTTTACCGCATCGCAGGCCCAGCTCAACCAGTTCCGCTTCGCGGTCATCAAGTCGACTTTCTCGTCGCTGGGTGGTCAACCCGCCGAATGA
- a CDS encoding polysaccharide biosynthesis/export family protein, whose translation MRKVKGCLPFLAVCLLLVGLLSGCAHERVDPAYLALVEQQAELPPTGELGPGDRFLLRVYGEEALSGEFTVGADGTINYPHVGRFRADGLTCTDVEVELTLGLGQKFLKEPNVQCTIVEYNSKRIFIFGEVREPGTFPYKNNISIIEAFALAGGFNERASTNNTKLTRVVDGVEIQVRVPLQEIVEGRQRNLRLLPGDIIFVPESAY comes from the coding sequence GTGAGAAAGGTAAAGGGGTGTCTGCCCTTTCTGGCGGTGTGTCTCCTGCTGGTCGGGCTTCTGAGTGGATGTGCTCACGAGCGGGTGGACCCGGCTTATCTGGCCCTCGTGGAACAGCAGGCCGAACTTCCTCCGACCGGCGAGCTCGGTCCTGGCGATCGATTTTTGCTGCGCGTCTATGGTGAGGAGGCCCTGAGCGGCGAGTTTACAGTTGGCGCGGATGGGACCATCAATTATCCGCATGTGGGGCGGTTCAGGGCTGATGGGTTGACGTGCACCGACGTTGAAGTCGAGCTAACCCTGGGGCTCGGCCAGAAGTTTCTGAAAGAACCGAACGTGCAGTGCACCATCGTCGAGTACAACTCCAAACGTATTTTCATTTTCGGTGAAGTGCGGGAGCCCGGGACGTTTCCTTATAAAAACAACATCAGCATCATTGAAGCCTTTGCTCTCGCAGGGGGATTTAACGAGCGCGCGAGCACCAACAACACCAAACTGACGCGTGTGGTCGATGGTGTTGAGATTCAGGTCCGTGTGCCTCTCCAGGAGATTGTTGAGGGGCGCCAGCGAAACCTCAGGCTTCTTCCCGGGGACATCATCTTCGTGCCTGAGTCCGCATATTGA
- a CDS encoding AgmX/PglI C-terminal domain-containing protein → MAKASGRKILRVGLIQNEKVLEERLLRKEETVSIGSDYKRNLLVLPASNLPKTFALFEPSGGSYTLQFTDKMEGRVSRGGSVQSFEELRASGVAKKKGDVYQVKLDVTMRGRVVIGEATVLFQFVTPPPVRPAPVLPASMRGGFMSSIDRPLAMLLLLSALIQVGFVVFVENQDWPVPEETEFRIPDRIARIMVEEKQDEPEPEEIELNETEEGEGKEEGEAAPQPAEPAPSRTPEEVADARQEERLRLTEDVRDATVLRVLQADGEGGESAIARVTDSLRNLGADEAFAGSSRVEYQAGGGDRLALGRGDSAADGVGTRADIGEIGSTKGASKAKGGVDTGKREETTVRARPVQIQNPDDAIGGTLDQAAVSRALRQIQRNIQDCYERELRRNNSAQGTVRILVTVSAAGSRGRVSDTKVAADGVGGGVGQCVAQEIQRRLRVPAPEGGDSMFTLPFVFSPGG, encoded by the coding sequence ATGGCAAAAGCATCCGGTCGAAAAATATTGCGGGTTGGATTGATCCAGAACGAGAAAGTTCTGGAAGAACGTCTCCTCCGAAAGGAAGAGACGGTTTCGATCGGATCCGACTACAAACGCAACTTGCTGGTGCTTCCGGCTTCAAATCTGCCAAAGACGTTTGCGCTTTTTGAGCCGAGCGGTGGCAGCTACACGCTTCAATTCACCGACAAGATGGAGGGGCGGGTCTCCCGCGGCGGATCGGTTCAGTCGTTTGAGGAACTGCGCGCCAGCGGTGTGGCCAAGAAGAAGGGCGACGTCTACCAGGTCAAGCTCGACGTCACGATGCGTGGACGCGTGGTGATCGGAGAGGCGACGGTTCTCTTCCAGTTTGTAACGCCTCCGCCGGTACGTCCGGCACCCGTCCTGCCGGCATCGATGCGTGGCGGATTTATGTCCAGCATCGATCGCCCCCTGGCGATGCTACTTCTTCTCTCGGCGCTGATTCAGGTCGGCTTCGTCGTCTTCGTGGAAAACCAGGATTGGCCGGTTCCCGAAGAGACGGAGTTCCGTATTCCGGATCGCATTGCTCGAATCATGGTCGAGGAGAAGCAAGACGAGCCGGAGCCCGAAGAGATCGAACTGAACGAGACGGAGGAAGGCGAAGGGAAGGAGGAAGGTGAAGCGGCTCCTCAGCCGGCTGAACCTGCTCCGAGCCGCACGCCTGAAGAGGTCGCAGACGCGCGTCAGGAGGAGCGTCTACGTCTGACCGAAGACGTCCGTGATGCTACCGTACTGCGCGTGCTTCAAGCCGATGGTGAAGGTGGGGAGTCGGCGATTGCCCGCGTAACGGACAGCCTGCGAAATCTGGGCGCGGATGAGGCGTTCGCCGGGTCTTCTCGAGTGGAATACCAGGCCGGGGGCGGAGATCGTCTCGCGCTGGGTCGGGGAGACAGCGCGGCTGACGGCGTTGGGACGCGTGCCGATATCGGCGAGATCGGCTCGACGAAGGGCGCATCCAAGGCCAAAGGCGGTGTGGACACCGGCAAGCGCGAAGAAACGACCGTGCGTGCACGCCCGGTGCAGATCCAAAATCCCGATGATGCGATCGGCGGCACCCTTGACCAGGCGGCAGTTTCCCGGGCTCTGCGCCAGATTCAACGCAATATTCAGGATTGCTACGAGCGAGAGCTTCGGCGCAACAACAGCGCGCAGGGGACCGTGCGTATTCTGGTCACGGTCTCGGCTGCAGGTTCTCGCGGACGGGTCAGCGACACTAAAGTAGCGGCTGACGGTGTTGGCGGCGGCGTGGGCCAGTGCGTGGCCCAGGAGATTCAGCGCCGCCTTCGTGTGCCGGCTCCTGAAGGTGGCGATTCGATGTTTACGTTGCCCTTCGTATTTTCGCCCGGAGGCTGA
- a CDS encoding HAD family hydrolase — MSDSPILLLDVMSTLVYDPIAREIPNFFDLPLPKLFEVKHPSAWVDFEHGTLAEDDFYGIFLPPPYGPVDGERLKAVLHDAYRWLDGIEALLTDLHAAGIPMHTLSNYPVWYEIIESSLNLSRFLPWTFVSCHTGVRKPNPEAYLGAASTLGVDPARCIFVDDRLKNCEAARHTGMRAIVFESAAQLREELVFHGVLQR, encoded by the coding sequence ATGTCCGACTCTCCGATTTTGCTCCTCGATGTGATGAGCACGCTTGTCTACGACCCCATCGCCCGCGAGATTCCGAACTTCTTCGACCTACCCCTTCCCAAACTCTTCGAGGTCAAGCACCCCTCCGCCTGGGTGGACTTCGAGCATGGTACACTCGCTGAAGACGACTTCTACGGCATCTTTTTACCGCCCCCTTACGGCCCGGTCGATGGCGAGCGCCTTAAAGCCGTGCTGCACGACGCCTACCGCTGGCTCGATGGCATTGAAGCGCTGCTCACCGACCTGCACGCGGCCGGGATTCCCATGCACACCCTTTCGAACTATCCGGTCTGGTACGAGATCATTGAGTCCAGCCTCAACCTCTCGCGCTTTCTGCCCTGGACCTTCGTGTCCTGCCATACCGGTGTTCGAAAACCCAACCCCGAAGCCTACCTGGGCGCAGCGTCCACCCTGGGAGTCGACCCGGCACGCTGCATCTTCGTCGATGATCGCCTCAAAAACTGCGAGGCTGCACGCCACACCGGCATGCGCGCCATCGTCTTTGAGAGCGCTGCGCAGTTGCGCGAGGAACTCGTCTTCCACGGGGTGCTTCAGCGCTGA
- a CDS encoding serine/threonine protein kinase produces the protein MGEELEDVSQRGITVEESFLEVIRGRYALIRALGEGALGRTYLARDLDAGERRVAVKELLPSRMKRWKDYELFHRECEMLRSLDHPGIPRYYEHFTIEDEDGDAPDRLFLVQSYIEGRNLQDMLDKGYRFVEQEVRDILSQTLEVLDYLHQLNPPVIHRDIKPANLMMREDGSLVVIDFGAVRESVTAEGLGSTIVGTFGYMPPEQYAGAARAATDVFALGASAVQLLSGTPPGELFDGLHTFRLPEDLPVTIGLERVLLAMTEPEVDRRMQSAAEALEALKDEFLMIPRQTVVGRLPVPHEILPAPRPFPGFFLRDAYLGRSHLGVVMVNIIACLATLSFPIAVWMAGMVGFAVLGSFVFVCTLGMALAACARAFHDISVYRAGTYTLGEVTACLSDIGGERGAGVHLTYRYPAPGSYVYGSLATDDRAFLDLKPGDPLGVIYLPEKPEEHVMYAVPSTWSKRQENSHRRLAVEG, from the coding sequence ATGGGTGAAGAGCTAGAGGACGTCTCGCAGCGTGGGATCACCGTTGAGGAAAGTTTTCTCGAAGTGATTCGCGGGCGATACGCGCTGATTCGAGCGCTGGGTGAAGGGGCTCTGGGGCGAACCTACCTGGCCCGGGATCTGGATGCCGGAGAGCGGCGTGTTGCGGTTAAGGAACTCTTGCCAAGCCGTATGAAGCGCTGGAAGGACTACGAGCTCTTTCATCGTGAGTGCGAGATGCTACGCAGCCTCGATCATCCCGGGATTCCGCGCTACTACGAGCATTTTACGATCGAGGACGAGGACGGTGACGCGCCTGATCGCCTCTTTCTCGTCCAGAGCTACATCGAGGGAAGAAATCTTCAGGATATGCTTGATAAGGGGTATCGCTTCGTTGAGCAGGAAGTTCGCGATATTCTGAGCCAGACGCTCGAGGTGCTGGATTATCTGCACCAGCTCAATCCGCCGGTCATTCACCGTGACATCAAGCCGGCGAACTTGATGATGCGCGAGGATGGCTCATTGGTAGTGATCGACTTTGGCGCGGTTCGTGAGTCGGTAACCGCCGAGGGGCTGGGCTCAACGATTGTGGGGACCTTCGGTTATATGCCTCCCGAGCAGTACGCCGGCGCTGCGCGTGCGGCGACGGATGTCTTTGCCCTTGGGGCCAGCGCTGTTCAGCTTTTGAGTGGCACTCCGCCCGGGGAGCTCTTCGATGGGCTGCATACGTTTCGGCTGCCCGAGGATCTGCCGGTCACAATCGGGTTGGAGCGGGTCCTCCTGGCGATGACGGAGCCAGAAGTGGACCGTCGGATGCAAAGCGCCGCGGAGGCGCTTGAGGCGTTGAAGGATGAGTTCTTGATGATCCCGCGGCAGACGGTCGTCGGACGTCTTCCGGTGCCGCATGAGATATTGCCGGCCCCTCGCCCTTTCCCGGGCTTTTTTTTGCGGGACGCCTATCTGGGGCGCAGTCACCTGGGTGTTGTGATGGTGAACATCATCGCATGCCTGGCGACGTTGAGTTTTCCGATCGCGGTCTGGATGGCGGGAATGGTGGGCTTTGCTGTGCTGGGGAGCTTCGTGTTCGTGTGTACGCTGGGAATGGCGTTGGCAGCGTGTGCTCGGGCCTTTCACGACATCTCGGTGTATCGGGCCGGGACTTATACGCTGGGTGAGGTGACCGCTTGCCTTTCGGATATTGGCGGAGAACGTGGCGCCGGTGTGCATCTTACTTACCGCTATCCGGCTCCGGGGAGCTATGTGTACGGCAGCCTGGCCACGGACGATCGGGCCTTTCTCGATCTTAAGCCAGGAGATCCTCTCGGGGTGATCTATCTGCCAGAGAAACCCGAGGAGCATGTGATGTACGCGGTGCCCTCGACGTGGTCGAAGCGCCAGGAGAACTCCCATCGGCGACTGGCGGTGGAAGGCTGA